A single window of Ctenopharyngodon idella isolate HZGC_01 chromosome 24, HZGC01, whole genome shotgun sequence DNA harbors:
- the atp8b4 gene encoding probable phospholipid-transporting ATPase IM isoform X4, which yields MAVWKKDVHIEEERHVRANDRDYNERFSYADNRIKTAKYNVFTFLPINLFEQFQRFANAYFLVLLILQLIPEISSLSWFTTIVPLVLVLAITAVKDATDDYFRHKSDQQVNTRQSQVLIKGKLQNEKWMNVRVGDIIKLENNQFVAADLLLLSSSEPYGLCYIETAELDGETNLKVRQALTVTSDLGDDVAKLADFNGEVICEPPNNKLDKFTGTLFWKDNKYPLDNEKMLLRGCVLRNTEWCFGLVIFAGLQTKLMQNCGRTTFKRTSIDKLMNTLVLWIFGFLICMGIILAIGNTIWEQSVGSNFWAYLQWKELTINAVFSGFLTFWSYVIILNTVVPISLYVSVEVLRLGHSYFINWDRRMYYSRKDTPAEARTTTLNEELGQVEFIFSDKTGTLTQNIMVFNKCSINGKTYGDVYDDFGHKVDITEKTPCVDFSFNPLMDRKFRFHDSSLVEAIKLEEPLVQEFFRLLALCHTVMPEERNEGELVYQAQSPDEGALVTAARNFGFVFRSRTPETITLYEMGQAVTYQLLAILDFNNVRKRMSVIVRNPKGQLKLYSKGADTILFDRLDPSTEELMFTTSEHLNEFAGEGLRTLALAYKDLDEDVFDEWMKKLLFASTTLDNREEKLGALYEEIEQGMMLLGATAIEDKLQEGVPETIACLTLANIKIWVLTGDKLETAMNIGYSCNMLRDDMNEVFIISGHTMLEVQQELRTAKERIVGPSKDKFSSGLDMEKTELYSSDSVFEETIIAEYALIINGHSLAHALEADLEQILVDVACLCKTVICCRVTPLQKALVVELIKRHKRAVTLAIGDGANDVSMIKTAHIGVGISGQEGMQAVLASDYSFAQFRYLQRLLLVHGRWSYHRMCNFLCYFFYKNFAFTLVHFWYGFLCGFSAQTVYDQWFITLFNIVYTSLPVLAMGLFDQDVNEQYSLRYPNLYRPGQLNQLFNKRKFFTCTLQGVCTSFILFFIPYGAFMTAVRDDGAHISDQQAFAVTIATSLVIVVSVQIGLDTNYWTAVNHFFIWGSLAVYFAILFAMHSDGIFTIFPNQFPFIGTARNSLNQKIVWLVILLTTVVCIMPMVAVRFIKTDLYPTQTDKVRLLQQATRRQGPQEQNLRRVRRTSSRRSAYAFAHQQGYGELITSGKNMKVPTSSTSTYPLSSPVRGHADASRGANDTTNAAETTSTTSGFRRKSDQNQEVTVEDLEAR from the exons AGGAGGAACGACATGTTCGAGCCAACGATCGGGACTACAATGAGAGATTCAGTTATGCT GACAATCGCATCAAGACAGCAAAATACAACGTTTTCACCTTCCTGCCCATTAACTTGTTCGAGCAGTTTCAACGTTTTGCGAACGCCTACTTCCTAGTTCTGCTGATACTGCAG TTAATTCCAGAAATCTCATCTCTTTCATGGTTCACCACCATTGTGCCTTTGGTGTTGGTGTTGGCTATCACAGCTGTCAAAGATGCTACTGATGACTAT TTCCGCCATAAAAGTGATCAACAAGTCAACACCCGGCAGTCTCAGGTACTCATCAAAGGAAA ATTGCAGAATGAAAAGTGGATGAATGTAAGAGTGGGTGATATCATCAAACTTGAGAACAATCAGTTTGTTGCT GCTGACCTTCTCCTCCTCTCTAGCAGTGAGCCCTATGGACTGTGCTATATCGAGACTGCAGAGCTAGATGG AGAAACCAACCTGAAGGTGCGCCAAGCCTTGACTGTAACCTCAGACCTCGGGGACGATGTTGCAAAGCTTGCTGACTTTAATG GGGAAGTCATCTGCGAGCCTCCCAACAACAAACTGGACAAGTTCACAGGGACTCTATTCTGGAAAGATAACAAGTACCCACTGGACAACGAGAAAATGCTCTTGAGAGGCTGTGTGCTCCGTAACACCGAGTGGTGTTTCGGCTTGGTTATCTTTGCCG GACTCCAAACCAAGCTCATGCAAAACTGTGGGAGGACGACGTTCAAAAGGACCAGCATCGATAAACTGATGAACACCTTAGTGCTgtgg ATCTTTGGGTTTCTCATCTGTATGGGGATCATCCTGGCCATCGGAAACACTATTTGGGAGCAGAGCGTAGGCAGCAACTTCTGGGCGTATCTTCAGTGGAAGGAACTCACGATCAATGCAGTCTTCTCTGGCTTCCTGACCTTCTGGTCCTACGTTATCATCCTTAACACTGTTGTACCCATCTCACTTTATGTTAG TGTAGAAGTTTTGCGGCTGGGCCACAGTTACTTTATAAACTGGGACAGACGAATGTACTACAGCCGTAAGGACACTCCCGCCGAGGCGCGGACCACCACCCTCAATGAGGAGCTGGGCCAGGTGGAGTTTATCTTCTCAGACAAAACAGGCACCCTGACCCAGAACATCATGGTGTTCAATAAGTGTTCCATCAATGGGAAGACCTACG GTGATGTTTATGATGATTTTGGGCATAAAGTGGATATTACAGAG AAAACACCATGTGTAGATTTCTCCTTCAACCCACTGATGGACCGGAAATTCCGTTTCCATGACAGCAGTTTGGTCGAGGCCATCAAGCTGGAAGAGCCTCTGGTGCAGGAATTCTTCCGTCTGTTAGCGCTCTGCCACACCGTCATGCCAGAAGAGAGAAATGAGG GTGAGCTGGTGTATCAGGCACAATCTCCAGATGAAGGAGCGCTGGTTACTGCTGCACGCAACTTTGGCTTCGTATTTCGATCCCGAACTCCAGAAACCATCACTTTATATGAGATGGGTCAGGCGGTCACCTATCAGCTACTGGCCATTTTAGACTTCAATAACGTCCGGAAGAGAATGAGCGTTATTG TGAGGAACCCAAAAGGGCAGTTAAAGCTTTACTCAAAAGGAGCCGACACAATACTCTTCGACAGGCTGGACCCGTCTACTGAAGAGCTTATGTTTACTACCTCAGAGCACCTTAAT GAGTTCGCCGGGGAGGGTCTGAGAACATTAGCGCTTGCGTACAAAGACCTGGATGAAGACGTGTTTGATGAATGGATGAAGAAACTGCTGTTCGCCAGCACGACCCTGGATAACAGAGAAGAAAAACTCGGGGCTCTATATGAAGAAATAGAGCAGGGCATGATG CTGCTTGGTGCTACAGCCATAGAGGACAAACTTCAAGAAGGAGTTCCAGAGACTATTGCCTGTCTGACCTTGGCCAACATCAAGATCTGGGTGCTCACCGGAGACAAACTAG AGACGGCAATGAACATCGGCTACTCGTGTAACATGCTCAGAGACGACATGAACGAAGTGTTTATAATCTCAGGTCACACCATGCTTGAGGTTCAACAGGAGCTCAG GACTGCTAAAGAGAGAATCGTGGGACCCAGCAAAGATAAATTCAGCAGTGGCCTTGACATGGAAAAGACAGAACTGTACTCAAGTGACTCTGTCTTTGAAGAGACCATCATCGCAGAGTATGCTTTAATCATCAACGGACACAGTTTG GCTCATGCCCTGGAGGCAGACCTGGAGCAGATCCTGGTGGACGTGGCGTGTCTGTGTAAGACAGTCATCTGCTGTCGGGTCACTCCTCTGCAGAAAGCTCTGGTGGTTGAGCTCATAAAGAGACACAAGAGAGCCGTCACTCTCGCCATCGGAGACGGAGCCAATGACGTCAGTATGATCAAGA CGGCCCACATTGGCGTGGGAATCAGCGGACAGGAGGGCATGCAGGCGGTGTTAGCCTCTGATTATTCCTTTGCCCAGTTCCGCTACCTGCAGCGTCTCCTGCTCGTCCACGGGCGCTGGTCCTACCACCGCATGTGCAACTTCCTCTGTTACTTCTTTTACAAGAACTTCGCCTTCACACTGGTTCATTTCTGGTACGGATTCCTTTGTGGATTCTCTGCCCAG ACAGTATATGACCAGTGGTTCATCACACTCTTCAACATTGTCTACACCTCACTTCCTGTTCTGGCCATGGGCCTGTTTGACCAG GATGTGAATGAGCAGTACAGTTTACGCTATCCAAACCTGTACAGACCTGGTCAGCTTAACCAGCTCTTCAACAAGAGGAAGTTCTTCACCTGTACGCTGCAGGGGGTCTGCACCTCTTTTATACTCTTCTTCATCCCGTATGGAGCCTTCATGACCGCTGTCCGGGATGACGGCGCACACATCTCTGATCAGCAGGCTTTCGCCGTCACAATAGCAACCTCTTTGGTTATTGTGGTCAGTGTACAG ATTGGACTTGACACCAACTACTGGACCGCTGTAAACCATTTCTTTATATGGGGCAGTCTAGCTGTTTACTTTGCAATCCTTTTTGCAATGCACAGTGACGGCATTTTTACCATATTCCCAAACCAGTTTCCTTTCATAG GAACCGCACGTAACTCTCTGAATCAGAAGATTGTGTGGCTGGTCATCCTCCTCACCACAGTCGTGTGTATAATGCCCATGGTGGCGGTCCGATTCATCAAAACTGACCTCTATCCCACACAGACTGACAAG GTGCGTTTACTTCAGCAGGCCACTAGGCGGCAGGGTCCTCAAGAGCAGAACCTCAGGAGAGTCCGCAGGACGAGTTCTCGGCGCTCGGCGTACGCTTTCGCCCACCAGCAGGGATACGGAGAACTCATCACCTCCGGCAAGAACATGAAGGTACCCACATCCTCTACTTCAACATACCCACTATCCTCACCCGTGAGAGGCCACGCCGACGCCAGCCGAGGGGCGAACGACACCACCAATGCGGCAGAGACCACCTCAACCACCTCTGGATTTAGGAGGAAAAGTGACCAAAATCAAGAGGTAACGGTGGAAGACTTGGAGGCCAGATAA
- the atp8b4 gene encoding phospholipid-transporting ATPase ID isoform X6 — translation MSVRPAEEERHVRANDRDYNERFSYADNRIKTAKYNVFTFLPINLFEQFQRFANAYFLVLLILQLIPEISSLSWFTTIVPLVLVLAITAVKDATDDYFRHKSDQQVNTRQSQVLIKGKLQNEKWMNVRVGDIIKLENNQFVAADLLLLSSSEPYGLCYIETAELDGETNLKVRQALTVTSDLGDDVAKLADFNGEVICEPPNNKLDKFTGTLFWKDNKYPLDNEKMLLRGCVLRNTEWCFGLVIFAGLQTKLMQNCGRTTFKRTSIDKLMNTLVLWIFGFLICMGIILAIGNTIWEQSVGSNFWAYLQWKELTINAVFSGFLTFWSYVIILNTVVPISLYVSVEVLRLGHSYFINWDRRMYYSRKDTPAEARTTTLNEELGQVEFIFSDKTGTLTQNIMVFNKCSINGKTYGDVYDDFGHKVDITEKTPCVDFSFNPLMDRKFRFHDSSLVEAIKLEEPLVQEFFRLLALCHTVMPEERNEGELVYQAQSPDEGALVTAARNFGFVFRSRTPETITLYEMGQAVTYQLLAILDFNNVRKRMSVIVRNPKGQLKLYSKGADTILFDRLDPSTEELMFTTSEHLNEFAGEGLRTLALAYKDLDEDVFDEWMKKLLFASTTLDNREEKLGALYEEIEQGMMLLGATAIEDKLQEGVPETIACLTLANIKIWVLTGDKLETAMNIGYSCNMLRDDMNEVFIISGHTMLEVQQELRTAKERIVGPSKDKFSSGLDMEKTELYSSDSVFEETIIAEYALIINGHSLAHALEADLEQILVDVACLCKTVICCRVTPLQKALVVELIKRHKRAVTLAIGDGANDVSMIKTAHIGVGISGQEGMQAVLASDYSFAQFRYLQRLLLVHGRWSYHRMCNFLCYFFYKNFAFTLVHFWYGFLCGFSAQTVYDQWFITLFNIVYTSLPVLAMGLFDQDVNEQYSLRYPNLYRPGQLNQLFNKRKFFTCTLQGVCTSFILFFIPYGAFMTAVRDDGAHISDQQAFAVTIATSLVIVVSVQIGLDTNYWTAVNHFFIWGSLAVYFAILFAMHSDGIFTIFPNQFPFIGTARNSLNQKIVWLVILLTTVVCIMPMVAVRFIKTDLYPTQTDKVRLLQQATRRQGPQEQNLRRVRRTSSRRSAYAFAHQQGYGELITSGKNMKVPTSSTSTYPLSSPVRGHADASRGANDTTNAAETTSTTSGFRRKSDQNQEVTVEDLEAR, via the exons AGGAGGAACGACATGTTCGAGCCAACGATCGGGACTACAATGAGAGATTCAGTTATGCT GACAATCGCATCAAGACAGCAAAATACAACGTTTTCACCTTCCTGCCCATTAACTTGTTCGAGCAGTTTCAACGTTTTGCGAACGCCTACTTCCTAGTTCTGCTGATACTGCAG TTAATTCCAGAAATCTCATCTCTTTCATGGTTCACCACCATTGTGCCTTTGGTGTTGGTGTTGGCTATCACAGCTGTCAAAGATGCTACTGATGACTAT TTCCGCCATAAAAGTGATCAACAAGTCAACACCCGGCAGTCTCAGGTACTCATCAAAGGAAA ATTGCAGAATGAAAAGTGGATGAATGTAAGAGTGGGTGATATCATCAAACTTGAGAACAATCAGTTTGTTGCT GCTGACCTTCTCCTCCTCTCTAGCAGTGAGCCCTATGGACTGTGCTATATCGAGACTGCAGAGCTAGATGG AGAAACCAACCTGAAGGTGCGCCAAGCCTTGACTGTAACCTCAGACCTCGGGGACGATGTTGCAAAGCTTGCTGACTTTAATG GGGAAGTCATCTGCGAGCCTCCCAACAACAAACTGGACAAGTTCACAGGGACTCTATTCTGGAAAGATAACAAGTACCCACTGGACAACGAGAAAATGCTCTTGAGAGGCTGTGTGCTCCGTAACACCGAGTGGTGTTTCGGCTTGGTTATCTTTGCCG GACTCCAAACCAAGCTCATGCAAAACTGTGGGAGGACGACGTTCAAAAGGACCAGCATCGATAAACTGATGAACACCTTAGTGCTgtgg ATCTTTGGGTTTCTCATCTGTATGGGGATCATCCTGGCCATCGGAAACACTATTTGGGAGCAGAGCGTAGGCAGCAACTTCTGGGCGTATCTTCAGTGGAAGGAACTCACGATCAATGCAGTCTTCTCTGGCTTCCTGACCTTCTGGTCCTACGTTATCATCCTTAACACTGTTGTACCCATCTCACTTTATGTTAG TGTAGAAGTTTTGCGGCTGGGCCACAGTTACTTTATAAACTGGGACAGACGAATGTACTACAGCCGTAAGGACACTCCCGCCGAGGCGCGGACCACCACCCTCAATGAGGAGCTGGGCCAGGTGGAGTTTATCTTCTCAGACAAAACAGGCACCCTGACCCAGAACATCATGGTGTTCAATAAGTGTTCCATCAATGGGAAGACCTACG GTGATGTTTATGATGATTTTGGGCATAAAGTGGATATTACAGAG AAAACACCATGTGTAGATTTCTCCTTCAACCCACTGATGGACCGGAAATTCCGTTTCCATGACAGCAGTTTGGTCGAGGCCATCAAGCTGGAAGAGCCTCTGGTGCAGGAATTCTTCCGTCTGTTAGCGCTCTGCCACACCGTCATGCCAGAAGAGAGAAATGAGG GTGAGCTGGTGTATCAGGCACAATCTCCAGATGAAGGAGCGCTGGTTACTGCTGCACGCAACTTTGGCTTCGTATTTCGATCCCGAACTCCAGAAACCATCACTTTATATGAGATGGGTCAGGCGGTCACCTATCAGCTACTGGCCATTTTAGACTTCAATAACGTCCGGAAGAGAATGAGCGTTATTG TGAGGAACCCAAAAGGGCAGTTAAAGCTTTACTCAAAAGGAGCCGACACAATACTCTTCGACAGGCTGGACCCGTCTACTGAAGAGCTTATGTTTACTACCTCAGAGCACCTTAAT GAGTTCGCCGGGGAGGGTCTGAGAACATTAGCGCTTGCGTACAAAGACCTGGATGAAGACGTGTTTGATGAATGGATGAAGAAACTGCTGTTCGCCAGCACGACCCTGGATAACAGAGAAGAAAAACTCGGGGCTCTATATGAAGAAATAGAGCAGGGCATGATG CTGCTTGGTGCTACAGCCATAGAGGACAAACTTCAAGAAGGAGTTCCAGAGACTATTGCCTGTCTGACCTTGGCCAACATCAAGATCTGGGTGCTCACCGGAGACAAACTAG AGACGGCAATGAACATCGGCTACTCGTGTAACATGCTCAGAGACGACATGAACGAAGTGTTTATAATCTCAGGTCACACCATGCTTGAGGTTCAACAGGAGCTCAG GACTGCTAAAGAGAGAATCGTGGGACCCAGCAAAGATAAATTCAGCAGTGGCCTTGACATGGAAAAGACAGAACTGTACTCAAGTGACTCTGTCTTTGAAGAGACCATCATCGCAGAGTATGCTTTAATCATCAACGGACACAGTTTG GCTCATGCCCTGGAGGCAGACCTGGAGCAGATCCTGGTGGACGTGGCGTGTCTGTGTAAGACAGTCATCTGCTGTCGGGTCACTCCTCTGCAGAAAGCTCTGGTGGTTGAGCTCATAAAGAGACACAAGAGAGCCGTCACTCTCGCCATCGGAGACGGAGCCAATGACGTCAGTATGATCAAGA CGGCCCACATTGGCGTGGGAATCAGCGGACAGGAGGGCATGCAGGCGGTGTTAGCCTCTGATTATTCCTTTGCCCAGTTCCGCTACCTGCAGCGTCTCCTGCTCGTCCACGGGCGCTGGTCCTACCACCGCATGTGCAACTTCCTCTGTTACTTCTTTTACAAGAACTTCGCCTTCACACTGGTTCATTTCTGGTACGGATTCCTTTGTGGATTCTCTGCCCAG ACAGTATATGACCAGTGGTTCATCACACTCTTCAACATTGTCTACACCTCACTTCCTGTTCTGGCCATGGGCCTGTTTGACCAG GATGTGAATGAGCAGTACAGTTTACGCTATCCAAACCTGTACAGACCTGGTCAGCTTAACCAGCTCTTCAACAAGAGGAAGTTCTTCACCTGTACGCTGCAGGGGGTCTGCACCTCTTTTATACTCTTCTTCATCCCGTATGGAGCCTTCATGACCGCTGTCCGGGATGACGGCGCACACATCTCTGATCAGCAGGCTTTCGCCGTCACAATAGCAACCTCTTTGGTTATTGTGGTCAGTGTACAG ATTGGACTTGACACCAACTACTGGACCGCTGTAAACCATTTCTTTATATGGGGCAGTCTAGCTGTTTACTTTGCAATCCTTTTTGCAATGCACAGTGACGGCATTTTTACCATATTCCCAAACCAGTTTCCTTTCATAG GAACCGCACGTAACTCTCTGAATCAGAAGATTGTGTGGCTGGTCATCCTCCTCACCACAGTCGTGTGTATAATGCCCATGGTGGCGGTCCGATTCATCAAAACTGACCTCTATCCCACACAGACTGACAAG GTGCGTTTACTTCAGCAGGCCACTAGGCGGCAGGGTCCTCAAGAGCAGAACCTCAGGAGAGTCCGCAGGACGAGTTCTCGGCGCTCGGCGTACGCTTTCGCCCACCAGCAGGGATACGGAGAACTCATCACCTCCGGCAAGAACATGAAGGTACCCACATCCTCTACTTCAACATACCCACTATCCTCACCCGTGAGAGGCCACGCCGACGCCAGCCGAGGGGCGAACGACACCACCAATGCGGCAGAGACCACCTCAACCACCTCTGGATTTAGGAGGAAAAGTGACCAAAATCAAGAGGTAACGGTGGAAGACTTGGAGGCCAGATAA
- the atp8b4 gene encoding probable phospholipid-transporting ATPase IM isoform X5: MEHVFEKPLGPVGDGLVLWQFGRRTFTLDNRIKTAKYNVFTFLPINLFEQFQRFANAYFLVLLILQLIPEISSLSWFTTIVPLVLVLAITAVKDATDDYFRHKSDQQVNTRQSQVLIKGKLQNEKWMNVRVGDIIKLENNQFVAADLLLLSSSEPYGLCYIETAELDGETNLKVRQALTVTSDLGDDVAKLADFNGEVICEPPNNKLDKFTGTLFWKDNKYPLDNEKMLLRGCVLRNTEWCFGLVIFAGLQTKLMQNCGRTTFKRTSIDKLMNTLVLWIFGFLICMGIILAIGNTIWEQSVGSNFWAYLQWKELTINAVFSGFLTFWSYVIILNTVVPISLYVSVEVLRLGHSYFINWDRRMYYSRKDTPAEARTTTLNEELGQVEFIFSDKTGTLTQNIMVFNKCSINGKTYGDVYDDFGHKVDITEKTPCVDFSFNPLMDRKFRFHDSSLVEAIKLEEPLVQEFFRLLALCHTVMPEERNEGELVYQAQSPDEGALVTAARNFGFVFRSRTPETITLYEMGQAVTYQLLAILDFNNVRKRMSVIVRNPKGQLKLYSKGADTILFDRLDPSTEELMFTTSEHLNEFAGEGLRTLALAYKDLDEDVFDEWMKKLLFASTTLDNREEKLGALYEEIEQGMMLLGATAIEDKLQEGVPETIACLTLANIKIWVLTGDKLETAMNIGYSCNMLRDDMNEVFIISGHTMLEVQQELRTAKERIVGPSKDKFSSGLDMEKTELYSSDSVFEETIIAEYALIINGHSLAHALEADLEQILVDVACLCKTVICCRVTPLQKALVVELIKRHKRAVTLAIGDGANDVSMIKTAHIGVGISGQEGMQAVLASDYSFAQFRYLQRLLLVHGRWSYHRMCNFLCYFFYKNFAFTLVHFWYGFLCGFSAQTVYDQWFITLFNIVYTSLPVLAMGLFDQDVNEQYSLRYPNLYRPGQLNQLFNKRKFFTCTLQGVCTSFILFFIPYGAFMTAVRDDGAHISDQQAFAVTIATSLVIVVSVQIGLDTNYWTAVNHFFIWGSLAVYFAILFAMHSDGIFTIFPNQFPFIGTARNSLNQKIVWLVILLTTVVCIMPMVAVRFIKTDLYPTQTDKVRLLQQATRRQGPQEQNLRRVRRTSSRRSAYAFAHQQGYGELITSGKNMKVPTSSTSTYPLSSPVRGHADASRGANDTTNAAETTSTTSGFRRKSDQNQEVTVEDLEAR, encoded by the exons GACAATCGCATCAAGACAGCAAAATACAACGTTTTCACCTTCCTGCCCATTAACTTGTTCGAGCAGTTTCAACGTTTTGCGAACGCCTACTTCCTAGTTCTGCTGATACTGCAG TTAATTCCAGAAATCTCATCTCTTTCATGGTTCACCACCATTGTGCCTTTGGTGTTGGTGTTGGCTATCACAGCTGTCAAAGATGCTACTGATGACTAT TTCCGCCATAAAAGTGATCAACAAGTCAACACCCGGCAGTCTCAGGTACTCATCAAAGGAAA ATTGCAGAATGAAAAGTGGATGAATGTAAGAGTGGGTGATATCATCAAACTTGAGAACAATCAGTTTGTTGCT GCTGACCTTCTCCTCCTCTCTAGCAGTGAGCCCTATGGACTGTGCTATATCGAGACTGCAGAGCTAGATGG AGAAACCAACCTGAAGGTGCGCCAAGCCTTGACTGTAACCTCAGACCTCGGGGACGATGTTGCAAAGCTTGCTGACTTTAATG GGGAAGTCATCTGCGAGCCTCCCAACAACAAACTGGACAAGTTCACAGGGACTCTATTCTGGAAAGATAACAAGTACCCACTGGACAACGAGAAAATGCTCTTGAGAGGCTGTGTGCTCCGTAACACCGAGTGGTGTTTCGGCTTGGTTATCTTTGCCG GACTCCAAACCAAGCTCATGCAAAACTGTGGGAGGACGACGTTCAAAAGGACCAGCATCGATAAACTGATGAACACCTTAGTGCTgtgg ATCTTTGGGTTTCTCATCTGTATGGGGATCATCCTGGCCATCGGAAACACTATTTGGGAGCAGAGCGTAGGCAGCAACTTCTGGGCGTATCTTCAGTGGAAGGAACTCACGATCAATGCAGTCTTCTCTGGCTTCCTGACCTTCTGGTCCTACGTTATCATCCTTAACACTGTTGTACCCATCTCACTTTATGTTAG TGTAGAAGTTTTGCGGCTGGGCCACAGTTACTTTATAAACTGGGACAGACGAATGTACTACAGCCGTAAGGACACTCCCGCCGAGGCGCGGACCACCACCCTCAATGAGGAGCTGGGCCAGGTGGAGTTTATCTTCTCAGACAAAACAGGCACCCTGACCCAGAACATCATGGTGTTCAATAAGTGTTCCATCAATGGGAAGACCTACG GTGATGTTTATGATGATTTTGGGCATAAAGTGGATATTACAGAG AAAACACCATGTGTAGATTTCTCCTTCAACCCACTGATGGACCGGAAATTCCGTTTCCATGACAGCAGTTTGGTCGAGGCCATCAAGCTGGAAGAGCCTCTGGTGCAGGAATTCTTCCGTCTGTTAGCGCTCTGCCACACCGTCATGCCAGAAGAGAGAAATGAGG GTGAGCTGGTGTATCAGGCACAATCTCCAGATGAAGGAGCGCTGGTTACTGCTGCACGCAACTTTGGCTTCGTATTTCGATCCCGAACTCCAGAAACCATCACTTTATATGAGATGGGTCAGGCGGTCACCTATCAGCTACTGGCCATTTTAGACTTCAATAACGTCCGGAAGAGAATGAGCGTTATTG TGAGGAACCCAAAAGGGCAGTTAAAGCTTTACTCAAAAGGAGCCGACACAATACTCTTCGACAGGCTGGACCCGTCTACTGAAGAGCTTATGTTTACTACCTCAGAGCACCTTAAT GAGTTCGCCGGGGAGGGTCTGAGAACATTAGCGCTTGCGTACAAAGACCTGGATGAAGACGTGTTTGATGAATGGATGAAGAAACTGCTGTTCGCCAGCACGACCCTGGATAACAGAGAAGAAAAACTCGGGGCTCTATATGAAGAAATAGAGCAGGGCATGATG CTGCTTGGTGCTACAGCCATAGAGGACAAACTTCAAGAAGGAGTTCCAGAGACTATTGCCTGTCTGACCTTGGCCAACATCAAGATCTGGGTGCTCACCGGAGACAAACTAG AGACGGCAATGAACATCGGCTACTCGTGTAACATGCTCAGAGACGACATGAACGAAGTGTTTATAATCTCAGGTCACACCATGCTTGAGGTTCAACAGGAGCTCAG GACTGCTAAAGAGAGAATCGTGGGACCCAGCAAAGATAAATTCAGCAGTGGCCTTGACATGGAAAAGACAGAACTGTACTCAAGTGACTCTGTCTTTGAAGAGACCATCATCGCAGAGTATGCTTTAATCATCAACGGACACAGTTTG GCTCATGCCCTGGAGGCAGACCTGGAGCAGATCCTGGTGGACGTGGCGTGTCTGTGTAAGACAGTCATCTGCTGTCGGGTCACTCCTCTGCAGAAAGCTCTGGTGGTTGAGCTCATAAAGAGACACAAGAGAGCCGTCACTCTCGCCATCGGAGACGGAGCCAATGACGTCAGTATGATCAAGA CGGCCCACATTGGCGTGGGAATCAGCGGACAGGAGGGCATGCAGGCGGTGTTAGCCTCTGATTATTCCTTTGCCCAGTTCCGCTACCTGCAGCGTCTCCTGCTCGTCCACGGGCGCTGGTCCTACCACCGCATGTGCAACTTCCTCTGTTACTTCTTTTACAAGAACTTCGCCTTCACACTGGTTCATTTCTGGTACGGATTCCTTTGTGGATTCTCTGCCCAG ACAGTATATGACCAGTGGTTCATCACACTCTTCAACATTGTCTACACCTCACTTCCTGTTCTGGCCATGGGCCTGTTTGACCAG GATGTGAATGAGCAGTACAGTTTACGCTATCCAAACCTGTACAGACCTGGTCAGCTTAACCAGCTCTTCAACAAGAGGAAGTTCTTCACCTGTACGCTGCAGGGGGTCTGCACCTCTTTTATACTCTTCTTCATCCCGTATGGAGCCTTCATGACCGCTGTCCGGGATGACGGCGCACACATCTCTGATCAGCAGGCTTTCGCCGTCACAATAGCAACCTCTTTGGTTATTGTGGTCAGTGTACAG ATTGGACTTGACACCAACTACTGGACCGCTGTAAACCATTTCTTTATATGGGGCAGTCTAGCTGTTTACTTTGCAATCCTTTTTGCAATGCACAGTGACGGCATTTTTACCATATTCCCAAACCAGTTTCCTTTCATAG GAACCGCACGTAACTCTCTGAATCAGAAGATTGTGTGGCTGGTCATCCTCCTCACCACAGTCGTGTGTATAATGCCCATGGTGGCGGTCCGATTCATCAAAACTGACCTCTATCCCACACAGACTGACAAG GTGCGTTTACTTCAGCAGGCCACTAGGCGGCAGGGTCCTCAAGAGCAGAACCTCAGGAGAGTCCGCAGGACGAGTTCTCGGCGCTCGGCGTACGCTTTCGCCCACCAGCAGGGATACGGAGAACTCATCACCTCCGGCAAGAACATGAAGGTACCCACATCCTCTACTTCAACATACCCACTATCCTCACCCGTGAGAGGCCACGCCGACGCCAGCCGAGGGGCGAACGACACCACCAATGCGGCAGAGACCACCTCAACCACCTCTGGATTTAGGAGGAAAAGTGACCAAAATCAAGAGGTAACGGTGGAAGACTTGGAGGCCAGATAA